The following proteins come from a genomic window of Proteiniphilum propionicum:
- a CDS encoding DUF6527 family protein, which produces MIKWFKRFIKKLFHLEYEFLTSKKDESYFNSIIIMDKTPNEDSLKEKDFVEVVYRNQSYWAIFICPCGCKNVISLPLQKNHNPYWRLEHSIEGKPTLYPSVWQNKGCLSHFWVANGVIEWCGNTGIEPWIAEPNYYEKPKR; this is translated from the coding sequence ATGATTAAATGGTTTAAGAGGTTTATAAAAAAGCTTTTTCATCTTGAGTATGAATTCTTAACGAGTAAAAAAGATGAGTCATATTTTAATTCTATTATTATTATGGACAAAACTCCTAATGAAGATTCTTTAAAAGAAAAAGACTTTGTTGAAGTTGTTTACCGTAATCAATCATATTGGGCAATTTTTATTTGTCCATGTGGATGCAAAAATGTCATTTCATTGCCTTTACAAAAAAATCACAATCCTTATTGGCGACTTGAACATTCGATTGAAGGGAAACCAACTCTGTATCCTTCAGTATGGCAAAATAAAGGTTGTTTGAGTCACTTCTGGGTCGCAAATGGGGTAATTGAATGGTGCGGAAATACCGGGATTGAACCATGGATAGCAGAACCAAATTATTATGAAAAACCAAAAAGATAA